The Cucumis melo cultivar AY chromosome 5, USDA_Cmelo_AY_1.0, whole genome shotgun sequence genome has a segment encoding these proteins:
- the LOC103491450 gene encoding cucumber peeling cupredoxin, with amino-acid sequence MELRKYKPDPLSPAFLLLLLLFLSISGRSAVHAYKNHTVGDSLGWFDKLEKPAVDYQKWTAGKTFGLGDFLIFNTDNNHSVVQTYNFTTYKLCDYDDAPENDTTEWSAADPSATTPYAVMVAVPLVKEGPNYFFSGNYDGEQCQNGQQFKINVTHGQGLPKSMGDPSDEAPAPVVPDTGDQTEAAPDTIVPSSFDNPRNDVADNDKESSSSNSISLVYCFKFNEFFFLLIGIASACFLSLY; translated from the exons ATGGAACTCAGAAAGTACAAACCCGATCCTCTTTCTCCCgccttcctcctcctcctcctcctcttcctCTCCATCTCCGGCCGATCCGCCGTCCACGCCTACAAAAACCACACCGTCGGCGATTCCCTCGGCTGGTTCGACAAATTGGAGAAACCTGCCGTCGATTACCAGAAATGGACCGCCGGTAAAACCTTCGGCCTCGGCGATTTTCTAA TTTTTAACACGGACAACAATCACTCGGTTGTGCAAACATACAATTTCACCACATACAAACTTTGCGACTACGACGACGCACCAGAAAACGACACGACGGAATGGTCCGCCGCCGATCCATCAGCAACCACTCCCTACGCCGTGATGGTGGCTGTCCCCTTGGTTAAAGAAGGCCCCAACTATTTCTTCTCTGGCAACTACGACGGAGAGCAATGCCAGAATGGGCAACAATTCAAAATAAACGTCACTCATGGACAGGGCCTCCCTAAAAGCATGGGAGATCCTTCGGACgaagctccggctccggtagtTCCCGACACCGGCGATCAAACCGAAGCTGCACCCGACACCATTGTCCCTTCCAGCTTCGACAATCCTCGAAACGATGTCGCCGATAACGATAAGGAATCTTCGAGCTCCAATTCTATATCGCTTGTTTATTGCTTCAAGTTTAATGAGTTCTTCTTCTTGTTAATTGGTATTGCCTCTGCCTGCTTTTTGTCTCTGTACTGA
- the LOC103491451 gene encoding pentatricopeptide repeat-containing protein At4g14170-like, whose translation MLELCIRSSIVSPLPFPFPSQITRFRYRNFHQPILVSALQSPLSPPSSSTDSNSYIHINLLTLCSKVHSLLQTKQVHALGILNGFLPRSVSLCASLILNYAKFQHPESFCPLFNQTFQNCRTAFLWNTLIRAHSIAWNGTLDGFETYNRMVRLGVQLDDHTFPFVLKLCSDSFDICKGMEVHGVVFKLGFDTDVYVSNTLLMLYGNCGFLNDARRVFDEMPERDVVSWNTVIGLLSVNGDYKEARNYYFWMILRSGIKPNLVSVISLLPISAALEDEEMTRRIHCYSVKVGLDSQVTTCNALVDAYGKCGSVKALWQVFNEMVERNEVSWNSIINGLACKGRCWDALKAFRMMIDAGAKPNSVTISSILPVLVELECFKAGKEIHGFSMRIGTETDIFIANSLIDMYAKSGRSTEASTIFHNLDRRNVVTWNAMIANYALNRLPLEAIRFVIQMQETGECPNAVTFTNVLPACARLGFLGPGKEIHAMVVRIGLTSDLFVSNSLIDMYAKCGSLRSARNVFNTSHKDEVSYNILIIGYSETNDCFQSLNLFSEMRLLGKKPDVVSFVGVISACANLAALKQGKEIHGVALRNHLYSHLFVSNSLLDFYTKCGRIDIACRVFNQILFKDVASWNTMILGYGMIGELETAISMFEAMRDDTVQYDLVSYIAVLSACSHGGLVERGWQYFSEMLAQHLEPTEMHYTCMVDLLGRAGFVEEAAELIQRLPIAPDANIWGALLGACRIYGNVELGCRAAEHLFELKPQHCGYYILLSNIYAETGRWDEANRIRELMKSRGAKKNPGCSWVQICDQVHSFVAEERVEGFESGDWLAESV comes from the coding sequence ATGTTAGAGTTATGCATTCGAAGCTCAATCGTCTCACCATTGCCATTCCCATTCCCTTCTCAAATCACTCGATTCCGATACAGAAATTTCCATCAACCCATACTCGTTTCCGCTTTACAATCCCCACTTTCTCCTCCAAGCAGCAGTACAGACTCAAATTCTTACATTCACATCAACCTCCTCACACTGTGCTCCAAGGTTCACTCACTTCTTCAAACCAAACAAGTCCACGCCCTTGGCATTCTCAATGGCTTTCTTCCTCGTAGCGTTTCACTTTGTGCTTCCCTTATTCTCAATTACGCCAAGTTTCAACACCCAGAATCGTTTTGTCCTCTCTTCAATCAAACTTTCCAGAATTGCCGCACTGCGTTCCTGTGGAATACCTTGATTCGGGCTCACTCCATTGCTTGGAATGGGACGCTTGATGGGTTCGAGACGTACAACAGAATGGTTCGACTCGGTGTTCAACTCGATGACCATACGTTTCCTTTCGTTCTCAAGTTGTGTTCTGATTCGTTTGACATTTGCAAAGGTATGGAGGTTCATGGGGTTGTGTTTAAGTTGGGTTTTGACACTGATGTTTATGTTAGCAATACACTGCTGATGCTGTATGGGAACTGTGGGTTCTTAAACGATGCGCGAAGGGTGTTCGATGAAATGCCTGAGAGAGATGTCGTCTCATGGAATACGGTCATCGGGCTCCTTTCGGTTAATGGGGATTATAAGGAGGCTCGTAACTATTACTTTTGGATGATTTTGAGGTCTGGGATTAAACCAAATTTGGTGAGTGTTATTAGTCTGTTACCGATTTCTGCTGCGCTTGAAGATGAAGAGATGACAAGACGAATTCATTGTTACAGTGTGAAAGTTGGTTTGGATTCTCAAGTAACCACTTGCAATGCACTTGTGGATGCATATGGGAAATGTGGGAGTGTGAAAGCTTTATGGCAAGTTTTTAATGAGATGGTTGAGAGGAATGAAGTTTCATGGAATTCAATAATCAATGGTCTAGCTTGTAAGGGTCGTTGCTGGGATGCCTTGAAAGCTTTCAGGATGATGATCGATGCAGGAGCTAAGCCAAACTCTGTCACCATTTCGAGCATTCTACCTGTGTTGGTTGAACTGGAATGTTTCAAAGCAGGAAAAGAAATTCATGGGTTCAGTATGAGAATAGGAACAGAAACTGATATTTTCATTGCAAATTCACTGATTGATATGTATGCAAAATCTGGCCGTTCAACTGAGGCATCTACCATATTCCACAACTTGGATAGAAGGAACGTTGTTACTTGGAATGCTATGATCGCTAATTATGCTCTAAACAGGCTTCCATTGGAAGCGATAAGATTTGTTATACAAATGCAAGAGACTGGTGAATGTCCCAATGCAGTGACCTTCACTAATGTTCTTCCTGCTTGTGCACGTTTGGGTTTCCTTGGTCCTGGCAAAGAAATACATGCGATGGTAGTTCGTATAGGACTAACATCCGATTTGTTTGTTTCCAATTCTCTGATAGACATGTATGCGAAATGTGGTTCTCTTCGTTCTGCTCGGAATGTCTTTAACACATCTCATAAAGACGAAGTTTCTTATAACATATTAATCATAGGATATTCTGAAACTAACGATTGCTTTCAGTCTCTAAATTTGTTCTCAGAAATGAGGCTGCTTGGTAAGAAGCCTGATGTTGTTTCTTTTGTGGGTGTCATATCAGCTTGCGCAAATCTAGCTGCACTCAAGCAAGGAAAAGAGATTCATGGTGTAGCATTAAGAAATCATCTTTACTCTCATCTTTTTGTCTCGAATTCCCTTTTAGACTTTTATACAAAATGTGGAAGAattgatattgcttgtagagTCTTCAACCAAATTCTATTCAAAGATGTAGCCTCTTGGAATACTATGATTTTGGGATATGGAATGATAGGAGAGTTGGAAACTGCAATTAGTATGTTTGAAGCAATGAGAGATGACACAGTGCAATATGATTTAGTTTCATATATTGCAGTTCTGTCAGCTTGTAGTCATGGAGGACTTGTTGAACGTGGTTGGCAATACTTCAGTGAGATGTTAGCACAACATCTTGAACCAACCGAAATGCACTATACATGTATGGTTGATCTACTCGGCCGTGCTGGTTTTGTAGAAGAGGCAGCGGAGCTTATTCAGCGACTTCCCATAGCACCTGATGCAAACATTTGGGGAGCTTTGCTTGGTGCGTGCCGAATTTATGGAAATGTCGAGCTAGGGTGTAGGGCAGCAGAACATTTATTTGAGCTAAAGCCTCAGCATTGTGGATACTATATTCTTCTTTCAAATATATATGCAGAAACAGGAAGGTGGGATGAGGCAAACAGAATTAGGGAACTGATGAAGTCTAGGGGAGCCAAAAAGAACCCTGGCTGTAGTTGGGTCCAAATTTGTGACCAAGTGCATAGTTTCGTGGCTGAAGAGAGAGTAGAGGGATTTGAATCAGGTGATTGGCTAGCAGAATCAGTTTGA